One segment of Streptomyces sp. NBC_00576 DNA contains the following:
- a CDS encoding lytic polysaccharide monooxygenase auxiliary activity family 9 protein, producing MALTSTSPPSPRTPRRLPLPTRGRALLLVLLALLTAIPALGLVVTAGGDAEAHGTPMKPGSRTFLCWQDALTDTGEIKAINPACKTAQQVSGTTPFYNWFSVLRSDGAGRTRDFVPDGQLCSGGNTNFTGFNTPSADWPLTHLTSGANIDFSYNAWAAHPGWFYAYITKDGFDPTKTLTWDAIESQPFLSVDHPPLNGSPGTVEANYSWNGKLPANKSGRHLIYMVWQRSDSAETFYSCSDIVFDGGNGEVTGIKDPGNPPTEPPPGACTATRRTTGNWNGGYQSEVTVTNSGTVPMLGWMVDWALPAGQKVDSLWNGNATYNGQAVMVHNANWNGSLDPGKTATFGYVVQGSGGDAATTLPCRVG from the coding sequence ATGGCCCTGACATCAACGTCCCCACCATCCCCCCGCACCCCACGCCGATTACCTCTCCCCACCCGAGGCAGAGCCCTCCTCCTCGTCCTCCTGGCCCTGCTCACCGCGATCCCGGCCCTCGGCCTGGTCGTCACGGCGGGCGGCGACGCGGAGGCCCACGGCACCCCGATGAAACCCGGCAGCCGTACCTTCCTGTGCTGGCAGGACGCCCTCACGGACACCGGCGAGATCAAGGCGATCAACCCGGCCTGCAAGACGGCACAGCAGGTCAGCGGAACCACGCCGTTCTACAACTGGTTCTCGGTCCTGCGCTCCGACGGCGCCGGCCGCACCCGGGACTTCGTCCCGGACGGCCAGCTGTGCAGCGGCGGCAACACCAACTTCACCGGGTTCAACACCCCCAGCGCCGACTGGCCGTTGACCCACCTCACCTCGGGCGCCAACATCGACTTCTCGTACAACGCGTGGGCGGCGCACCCGGGTTGGTTCTACGCCTACATCACCAAGGACGGCTTCGACCCGACCAAGACGCTCACCTGGGACGCGATCGAGTCCCAGCCGTTCCTGAGTGTCGACCACCCGCCGCTCAACGGCTCCCCGGGCACGGTCGAGGCCAACTACTCGTGGAACGGCAAGCTTCCGGCGAACAAGTCCGGGCGCCACCTCATCTACATGGTGTGGCAGCGTTCCGACAGTGCGGAGACCTTCTACTCCTGCTCCGACATCGTCTTCGACGGCGGCAACGGCGAGGTGACGGGCATCAAGGACCCCGGCAACCCGCCCACCGAGCCCCCGCCCGGCGCGTGCACCGCCACCCGCCGTACGACGGGCAACTGGAACGGCGGCTACCAGTCCGAGGTGACCGTCACCAACTCCGGGACCGTGCCGATGCTCGGCTGGATGGTCGACTGGGCACTCCCGGCGGGCCAGAAGGTGGACAGCCTCTGGAACGGGAACGCGACCTACAACGGCCAGGCGGTGATGGTCCACAACGCCAACTGGAACGGCTCGCTCGATCCGGGCAAGACCGCGACGTTCGGGTACGTCGTCCAGGGCTCCGGTGGTGATGCGGCAACCACCCTGCCCTGCCGGGTCGGTTAG
- a CDS encoding GH92 family glycosyl hydrolase: MRQGVRYRARYGWQFGSLPAIAAVFALVIGAQGAATALPAAAKAVDREFVSSFEAGEPAPDWLNTVDAGPDGTRRASGVDGGYSSGIPGNVTDQVTDVRASAENIGGGEVKENLVDGVPGTKWLTFASTGWAEFDLDEPVGVVTYALTSANDHAERDPTDWTLQGSADGTTGWKTLDSRTDELFAERFQTRSYDLAVPAEYRHFRLDIGRNNGGAITQLADVQFSTGSVDAPVPRDMRSLVDRGPSGSPTAKARAGFTGKRALRYAGTHRAAGRAYSYNKVFDVDVAVERDTELSYRVFPSMADGDLDYDATNVSMDLVFTDGTLLSELSAVDQHGFALTPRGQGAAKVLYVNQWNHVASRIGAVAAGKTVDRVLVAYDSPAGPAKFRGWIDDVTLRAVAPEPPREHLSDYASTTRGTNSSGGFSRGNNFPATAVPHGFNFWTPVTNAGSLSWLYDYARANNADNLPTIQAFSASHEPSPWMGDRQTFQVMPSAAAGTPDTGRTARALAFRHENETARPYYYGVRFENGVKAEMTPTDHAAVLRFTYPGDDASVLFDNVTDQAGLTLDQENGTFTGYSDVKSGLSTGATRLFVYGVFDDDAVVTEGSSSGVKGYLRFRAPTGVVTLRLATSLISVDQAKDNLRQEIPEGTTFEAVQAGAQRQWDGLLGKVEVEGATPDQLTTLYSSLYRLYLYPNSGFEKVGSKYQYASPFSPMPGPDTPTHTGAKIVDGKVYVNNGFWDTYRTTWPAYSLLTPRQAGELVDGFVQQYKDGGWTSRWSSPGYADLMTGTSSDVAFADAYVKGVGFDAKSAYDAAVKNATVVPPMSGVGRKGMATSPFLGYTSTETHEGLSWALEGYLNDYGIARMGQELHRETGQKRYKEESEYFLNRAQDYVRLFDKKAGFFQGRNARGDWRVESSAYDPRVWGHDYTETNGWGYAFTAPQDSRGLANLYGGRAGLADKLDDYFETPETASPEFVGSYGGVIHEMTEARDVRMGMYGHSNQVAHHVNYMYDAAGRPWKTQKNVREVLSRLYTGSEIGQGYHGDEDNGEQSAWYLFSALGFYPLVMGSGEYAIGSPLFTKATVHLENGRDLVIKAPGNSARNVYVQGLKVNGLPWTSTSLPHSIVSQGGTLEFDMGPEPSAWGTARNAAPVSITQDDEVPTPRADVVVGEGALFDNTSATDAAVASVDLPIAGRTKAVQYTLTSSDRTQAPTGWVVQGSSDGTNWRTLDRRSGESFRWDRQTRAFSVASVGSYTRYRLVLDGESTLAEVELLG, translated from the coding sequence ATGCGGCAGGGAGTTCGATACAGGGCTCGATACGGATGGCAGTTCGGATCACTTCCGGCCATCGCAGCGGTGTTCGCATTGGTGATCGGCGCACAGGGTGCGGCAACCGCCCTGCCCGCCGCTGCAAAAGCCGTCGACCGGGAGTTCGTCTCCTCGTTCGAGGCGGGTGAGCCGGCGCCGGACTGGCTGAACACCGTCGATGCCGGGCCGGACGGCACGAGGCGGGCCTCCGGTGTCGACGGCGGCTACAGCAGCGGCATCCCGGGCAATGTGACCGACCAGGTGACCGACGTACGGGCGAGCGCGGAGAACATCGGCGGGGGCGAGGTGAAGGAGAACCTCGTCGACGGTGTGCCGGGGACCAAGTGGCTGACGTTCGCGTCGACCGGCTGGGCGGAGTTCGACCTGGACGAGCCGGTCGGGGTCGTCACCTATGCACTGACCTCGGCCAACGACCACGCGGAGCGCGACCCCACCGACTGGACGCTCCAGGGCTCGGCGGACGGGACGACGGGCTGGAAGACCCTCGACAGCCGCACGGACGAGCTGTTCGCCGAGCGGTTCCAGACCAGGTCGTACGACCTTGCCGTGCCTGCCGAGTACCGGCACTTCCGGCTCGACATCGGGCGGAACAACGGGGGCGCCATCACCCAGCTCGCCGATGTCCAGTTTTCGACGGGCAGCGTCGACGCACCCGTGCCCCGGGACATGCGGTCACTGGTCGACCGCGGCCCGAGCGGCTCGCCGACCGCGAAGGCCCGCGCCGGTTTCACGGGCAAACGGGCGCTGCGGTACGCCGGTACGCACCGGGCGGCCGGCCGGGCGTACTCGTACAACAAGGTGTTCGACGTGGACGTGGCCGTTGAACGGGACACCGAGCTGTCGTACCGGGTCTTCCCGTCGATGGCGGACGGCGATCTCGACTACGACGCCACGAACGTGTCGATGGACCTGGTCTTCACGGACGGAACGCTGCTGAGTGAACTGTCGGCGGTCGACCAGCACGGCTTCGCGCTGACGCCGCGGGGGCAGGGCGCGGCGAAGGTGCTGTACGTCAACCAGTGGAACCATGTCGCCTCGCGGATCGGGGCGGTGGCGGCGGGGAAGACCGTCGACCGGGTGCTGGTGGCGTACGACTCGCCGGCCGGTCCCGCGAAGTTCCGGGGCTGGATCGACGACGTGACGCTTCGGGCCGTCGCCCCCGAGCCGCCTCGGGAACACCTGTCCGACTATGCGTCGACGACCCGGGGCACCAATTCCAGCGGTGGTTTCTCGCGGGGCAACAACTTCCCGGCGACGGCCGTGCCGCACGGCTTCAACTTCTGGACGCCGGTGACCAACGCGGGCTCGCTGAGCTGGCTGTACGACTACGCGCGGGCCAACAACGCCGACAACCTGCCGACGATCCAGGCGTTCAGCGCGAGTCATGAGCCGAGCCCCTGGATGGGCGACCGGCAGACCTTCCAGGTGATGCCGTCGGCCGCCGCCGGCACCCCGGACACCGGCCGTACCGCACGGGCGCTGGCCTTCCGGCACGAGAACGAGACCGCGCGGCCGTACTACTACGGGGTGCGGTTCGAGAACGGCGTCAAGGCCGAGATGACGCCGACGGACCATGCGGCGGTCCTGCGCTTCACCTATCCCGGCGACGACGCCAGCGTGCTCTTCGACAACGTCACCGACCAGGCCGGTCTGACCCTCGACCAGGAGAACGGCACCTTCACCGGCTACTCGGACGTGAAGTCGGGGCTGTCTACGGGGGCGACCCGGCTGTTCGTGTACGGGGTGTTCGACGACGACGCGGTGGTCACGGAGGGGTCGTCGAGCGGGGTCAAGGGCTATCTCCGGTTCAGGGCTCCGACCGGGGTGGTGACGCTGCGGCTCGCCACCTCGCTCATCAGCGTCGACCAGGCCAAGGACAATCTGCGTCAGGAGATTCCGGAGGGTACGACCTTCGAGGCGGTGCAGGCCGGAGCGCAGCGGCAGTGGGACGGGCTGCTCGGGAAGGTCGAGGTGGAGGGGGCGACGCCGGACCAGCTGACGACGCTGTACTCCAGCCTGTACCGGCTGTATCTGTACCCCAACTCCGGCTTCGAGAAGGTCGGTTCGAAGTACCAGTACGCTTCTCCGTTCTCCCCCATGCCGGGTCCCGACACCCCGACGCACACCGGGGCGAAGATCGTGGACGGCAAGGTGTACGTCAACAACGGCTTCTGGGACACGTATCGGACCACCTGGCCCGCGTACTCGCTTCTGACGCCCCGTCAAGCAGGTGAACTGGTCGACGGGTTCGTGCAGCAGTACAAGGACGGCGGCTGGACCTCCCGCTGGTCCTCCCCCGGGTACGCCGACCTGATGACGGGCACCTCGTCGGACGTGGCGTTCGCCGACGCCTATGTGAAGGGCGTCGGTTTCGACGCGAAGTCGGCGTACGACGCGGCCGTGAAGAACGCGACCGTCGTGCCCCCCATGTCTGGCGTGGGCCGCAAGGGCATGGCGACCTCGCCCTTCCTCGGCTACACGAGCACCGAGACGCATGAGGGCCTGTCCTGGGCGCTGGAGGGCTATCTCAACGACTACGGCATCGCCCGGATGGGTCAGGAGCTGCACAGGGAGACGGGGCAGAAACGGTACAAGGAGGAGTCCGAGTACTTCCTCAACCGCGCCCAGGACTATGTGCGGCTGTTCGACAAGAAGGCCGGCTTCTTCCAGGGCCGGAACGCGCGGGGCGACTGGCGGGTGGAGTCGTCGGCGTACGACCCGCGCGTCTGGGGCCACGACTACACGGAGACGAACGGCTGGGGGTACGCCTTCACGGCCCCGCAGGACAGCCGGGGCCTGGCCAATCTGTACGGCGGCCGGGCGGGCCTCGCGGACAAGCTCGACGACTACTTCGAGACCCCGGAGACGGCCTCCCCGGAGTTCGTGGGCTCGTACGGCGGGGTCATCCACGAGATGACGGAGGCCCGGGACGTCCGGATGGGCATGTACGGCCACTCCAACCAGGTGGCCCACCACGTGAACTACATGTACGACGCGGCCGGCCGGCCCTGGAAGACGCAGAAGAACGTCCGCGAGGTCCTGTCCCGGCTCTACACGGGCAGCGAGATCGGGCAGGGCTACCACGGTGACGAGGACAACGGCGAGCAGTCGGCCTGGTACCTGTTCTCGGCGCTCGGCTTCTACCCGTTGGTCATGGGCAGCGGCGAATACGCCATCGGCTCCCCGCTGTTCACCAAGGCGACGGTCCACCTGGAGAACGGCCGTGACCTGGTGATCAAGGCGCCGGGCAACAGCGCGCGGAACGTGTACGTACAGGGCCTGAAGGTCAACGGCCTGCCCTGGACGTCGACTTCGCTCCCCCACTCGATCGTCTCCCAGGGCGGAACCCTGGAGTTCGACATGGGCCCCGAGCCCTCCGCCTGGGGAACGGCCAGGAACGCGGCCCCGGTCTCGATCACCCAGGACGACGAGGTGCCGACGCCGCGGGCGGATGTGGTGGTGGGTGAGGGCGCGTTGTTCGACAACACCTCGGCGACCGACGCAGCGGTGGCGTCCGTGGACCTGCCGATCGCCGGTCGCACGAAGGCCGTTCAGTACACGCTGACGTCCTCGGACCGGACCCAGGCCCCGACGGGCTGGGTGGTGCAGGGCTCCTCGGACGGCACGAACTGGCGGACGCTGGACCGGCGTTCCGGCGAATCGTTCAGGTGGGACAGGCAGACCCGGGCGTTCTCGGTGGCGTCGGTGGGCTCGTACACGCGGTACCGGCTGGTCCTCGACGGTGAGTCGACACTGGCGGAGGTGGAGTTGCTGGGCTGA
- a CDS encoding GH92 family glycosyl hydrolase: MRVRPTSLLLAVALALGTPAPTLAATAPPNPLAQDPTPYVDPLIGTRNGGDVFPGAVVPFGMLSWSPENTRGDATRTAAPGGYHYDATRIRGFSLTHMSGTGCAGGSGDIPFFPYAGEVTSSPASDTKDAVYAADFSHADETAEPGHYRVGMASGVTADLTATTRTGSARFTYPPGRPASMLIRTANSEVGSTDSTVTIDPAARTVSGSVTSGNFCGHLDPEARRPYYTLHFTARFDRAFKATGTWQDDRLIPGATSASGGTGGFTANSGRPVAGKGAGGYVEFEPGAGPVGVKVGISYVSRAGAEANLAAENPPARSFASVRSAARLAWQDRLDAIRIGGGTEAERTTFYTALYHSLLHPNVISDADRRYRGGDARVHLVEASHANQYGTFSGWDVYRSQVQLLTFLDPDTGSDIAQSLYELARQNNGLWDRWLHGASGTHVMNGDPSPAALAGIRAFGGTHYDLRDALDSLVRAATVPTAQDLSPAGRPVLSVGQRPSLDKYLDHHYMPSVSNAWGGAAETLEMSGADFALAELARAAGGTRTADSFMKRAQWWQNNFDIAAHRSGGYIANRRADGSWAPGFTPATGNGFVEGTAAQYTWMVPHNPAGLFSAMGNTATAVDRLDAFFHHADGSWALTGSGGEKSELDNEPSVNVPYLYAYAGAPHKTQETVRAAMTRLWSTGPGGIPGNDDLGAMSSWYVFAALGMYPQVPSRAELVLASPLFPRIEINRPYANDISIRAQGAAATAPYVQSLAVNGRTSDRPWLPASFVRHGGTLDYTLAATPNPTWGAAPSDAPPSFRAGEQPYQIGVGPTTATIAPGGSAGVDIRTLSLTGGGGDASPEPRFEVETPTGMTATPASGRVVGGRQRITISVPPTAEQGFHEAKVKVTSTDTTYEQPIFLTVAAPGSLLAAYNNTGTSDDTGDHTEADYDGGGWSYSRQALAAAGLAPGTQGRLPSGLAFTWPISPSGRPDNASATTRTIQLPASATQLSFIGSAAFGNQRTQTTVTYTDGTTDTVDLALTDWTLDGGTGSVRYGNEVVTRTGYRNVAGAGRDPVPTYVFATSPFRAPAGRSIASVRLPADANLHVFTLATA; encoded by the coding sequence ATGCGTGTCCGCCCTACGTCCCTGCTGCTGGCCGTTGCCCTGGCCCTCGGCACCCCCGCCCCGACGCTCGCGGCGACCGCGCCCCCGAACCCCCTGGCCCAGGACCCCACGCCGTACGTCGATCCGCTCATCGGCACCAGAAACGGCGGCGATGTCTTCCCCGGCGCGGTCGTCCCGTTCGGCATGCTCTCCTGGAGCCCGGAGAACACCCGGGGCGACGCCACCCGAACGGCCGCCCCCGGCGGCTACCACTACGACGCCACCCGCATCCGGGGCTTCAGCCTCACCCACATGTCCGGCACGGGCTGCGCGGGCGGCAGCGGCGACATCCCGTTCTTCCCGTACGCCGGAGAGGTCACGTCCTCCCCGGCGAGCGACACCAAGGACGCCGTGTACGCGGCCGACTTCAGCCACGCCGACGAGACGGCGGAGCCCGGCCACTACAGGGTGGGCATGGCGTCCGGGGTCACCGCCGACCTCACGGCAACCACCCGCACCGGTTCCGCCCGCTTCACCTACCCGCCCGGCAGACCGGCCTCGATGCTGATCCGCACCGCCAACTCCGAGGTGGGCTCGACGGATTCGACGGTCACCATCGACCCCGCGGCCCGTACGGTCTCCGGTTCGGTCACCTCGGGCAACTTCTGTGGCCACCTCGACCCCGAAGCCCGACGCCCTTACTACACCCTCCACTTCACGGCCCGCTTCGACCGCGCCTTCAAGGCGACGGGCACCTGGCAGGACGACCGGCTGATCCCGGGTGCCACCTCCGCGTCCGGCGGAACAGGAGGCTTCACCGCCAACAGCGGCCGTCCCGTCGCGGGCAAAGGGGCAGGCGGATACGTGGAGTTCGAGCCCGGCGCGGGCCCGGTGGGCGTCAAGGTCGGTATCTCATACGTCAGTCGGGCGGGCGCCGAGGCCAACCTGGCGGCCGAGAACCCGCCCGCCCGCTCCTTCGCGTCGGTCCGGTCCGCAGCCCGACTCGCCTGGCAGGACAGGCTCGACGCCATCAGGATCGGCGGCGGCACGGAAGCCGAACGCACCACCTTCTACACCGCCCTCTACCACTCCCTCCTCCACCCGAACGTCATCAGTGACGCCGACCGCCGCTACCGGGGCGGCGACGCCAGGGTCCACCTGGTCGAGGCGAGTCACGCCAACCAGTACGGCACCTTCTCCGGCTGGGACGTCTACCGCTCGCAGGTCCAGCTGCTCACCTTCCTCGACCCCGACACCGGCTCGGACATCGCCCAGTCCCTCTACGAACTCGCCCGCCAGAACAACGGGTTGTGGGACCGCTGGCTGCACGGCGCGAGCGGCACACACGTCATGAACGGCGACCCCTCGCCCGCCGCCCTCGCCGGCATCCGTGCCTTCGGCGGCACCCACTACGACCTGCGCGACGCGCTGGACTCCCTGGTACGGGCGGCGACGGTACCGACGGCACAGGACCTGTCACCGGCAGGCAGGCCGGTCCTTTCGGTCGGTCAACGCCCTTCCCTGGACAAGTACTTGGACCACCACTACATGCCGTCCGTGTCCAACGCCTGGGGCGGGGCGGCGGAGACCCTGGAGATGTCGGGCGCGGACTTCGCCCTCGCCGAACTGGCCCGCGCAGCCGGGGGGACCAGGACGGCGGACAGCTTCATGAAGCGCGCCCAGTGGTGGCAGAACAACTTCGACATCGCGGCCCATCGAAGCGGCGGCTACATCGCCAACCGCAGGGCGGACGGCAGTTGGGCCCCCGGTTTCACCCCGGCCACCGGCAACGGCTTCGTCGAGGGCACGGCGGCCCAGTACACCTGGATGGTCCCGCACAACCCGGCGGGCCTCTTCTCGGCGATGGGCAACACCGCCACGGCAGTCGACCGCCTGGACGCCTTCTTCCACCACGCCGACGGAAGCTGGGCCCTCACCGGCAGCGGCGGCGAGAAGTCCGAGCTGGACAACGAACCCTCGGTCAACGTCCCCTACCTGTACGCCTACGCGGGCGCACCCCACAAAACCCAGGAGACGGTGCGCGCGGCGATGACGAGGCTCTGGTCGACGGGCCCGGGCGGTATCCCCGGCAACGACGACCTCGGCGCGATGTCCTCCTGGTACGTCTTCGCGGCGCTCGGCATGTACCCACAGGTGCCGTCCCGAGCCGAACTGGTCCTGGCCTCACCCCTGTTCCCGAGGATCGAGATCAACCGCCCGTACGCCAACGACATCTCGATCCGCGCACAGGGAGCGGCGGCGACCGCCCCGTACGTCCAGTCCCTCGCGGTCAACGGCCGTACGAGCGACCGCCCCTGGCTCCCGGCGTCCTTCGTCCGGCACGGAGGCACCCTGGACTACACCCTCGCCGCCACCCCCAACCCCACCTGGGGCGCCGCTCCGTCCGACGCCCCGCCGTCCTTCCGGGCGGGCGAGCAGCCGTACCAGATCGGCGTCGGCCCCACGACGGCGACGATCGCACCGGGCGGCAGCGCGGGGGTGGACATCCGCACCCTGTCCCTGACGGGCGGGGGCGGCGACGCGAGCCCGGAGCCGCGCTTCGAGGTGGAGACACCGACCGGAATGACAGCAACGCCCGCCTCCGGAAGGGTTGTTGGCGGCCGACAGCGGATCACGATCTCCGTCCCGCCCACCGCCGAGCAGGGTTTCCACGAGGCGAAGGTCAAGGTCACGTCGACGGACACGACATACGAGCAGCCGATCTTCCTCACGGTGGCGGCCCCCGGCTCCCTCCTCGCCGCCTACAACAACACGGGCACCTCCGACGACACCGGCGACCACACCGAGGCCGACTACGACGGCGGCGGCTGGAGTTACTCACGACAGGCCCTGGCAGCGGCGGGCCTGGCCCCGGGCACGCAGGGCAGGCTGCCGTCAGGCCTGGCTTTCACCTGGCCGATCTCGCCGTCGGGACGTCCCGACAACGCGTCGGCGACCACCCGGACAATCCAACTCCCCGCCAGCGCTACCCAGTTGTCGTTCATCGGCAGCGCGGCCTTCGGCAACCAGCGGACGCAGACGACCGTCACCTACACCGACGGCACCACCGACACGGTCGACCTGGCCCTCACCGACTGGACGCTCGACGGCGGCACGGGCAGTGTCCGTTACGGCAACGAGGTCGTTACGAGGACCGGGTACCGGAACGTGGCGGGAGCGGGCCGGGACCCGGTCCCGACGTACGTCTTCGCCACCAGCCCGTTCCGGGCACCGGCCGGCCGGAGCATCGCGAGCGTACGTCTCCCGGCCGACGCCAACCTGCACGTCTTCACCCTCGCCACCGCCTGA